In Bacillus sp. SB49, a single window of DNA contains:
- a CDS encoding class I SAM-dependent methyltransferase translates to MLYEQFAKPEGWIGKLAGKYMERENEALNEWTIHFLTLEEGDRVLEIGFGSGGALKKALEVPGIHLFGIDPSEAMVYTALRHLHKRESTADVCLYHGEASQVTTFTQQLDKVYAVNNSTYWEKPLETLLYLRGLMRRNGKIALTIRPHEDGAGDDTAELLGGQLQALLVKAGFQQVRIHLRDAKPNDAVCVTGMA, encoded by the coding sequence ATGCTGTATGAACAGTTCGCAAAACCGGAAGGATGGATTGGTAAGCTCGCTGGAAAGTATATGGAACGGGAGAATGAAGCGTTGAATGAATGGACCATCCATTTTCTTACCTTGGAAGAGGGGGACCGGGTGTTGGAGATCGGCTTCGGTTCGGGAGGGGCATTGAAAAAGGCATTGGAAGTACCGGGAATCCATTTGTTCGGAATCGATCCATCGGAAGCGATGGTATACACGGCACTGCGCCATCTACATAAACGGGAGAGTACTGCAGATGTCTGCCTCTATCACGGAGAAGCATCTCAGGTGACCACTTTCACTCAGCAGCTGGATAAAGTCTACGCCGTCAATAACAGTACGTATTGGGAAAAGCCGCTGGAGACGCTCCTCTATTTGCGGGGGCTGATGCGGAGAAACGGGAAAATCGCGTTAACCATTCGCCCGCACGAGGACGGAGCGGGGGATGATACAGCAGAGTTGTTAGGCGGCCAGCTGCAGGCCTTGCTGGTCAAGGCTGGGTTTCAACAGGTTCGCATCCATCTCCGTGACGCAAAACCGAACGATGCCGTCTGCGTGACAGGAATGGCGTGA
- a CDS encoding DUF2164 domain-containing protein, producing the protein MKSLTKEEREYLIDQVQQHFEMERNEVLGELAADHFVQWMAEEAGPIFYNKGITDARRMVEQKVMNIDEDLLSLERPAGRPKRR; encoded by the coding sequence ATGAAATCGTTGACGAAAGAAGAACGGGAATATTTGATCGATCAGGTGCAGCAGCATTTTGAAATGGAGCGGAACGAGGTGCTCGGAGAGCTTGCGGCCGATCACTTCGTCCAGTGGATGGCAGAGGAAGCAGGTCCGATCTTTTACAATAAAGGTATCACGGATGCCAGACGGATGGTAGAACAGAAGGTAATGAACATCGATGAGGACCTGCTTTCGTTGGAAAGACCGGCAGGCAGACCGAAGAGAAGATAA
- a CDS encoding methyl-accepting chemotaxis protein: protein MTIAKRLYIMTLIPLFICLILIGFIVFQMMKLQQSSNQDVQILLETKELHGGLVTVEQALTTYGYNPSAAFQEDAETQIAQMEESFKEVAPLVTTAAQKRWYEQAEAKFADWKTRAQEALADSDVNEVQRQASRTAGITNDVYMLEQEGQSWYQNQIDRQKDAIRQLITFTIIAATVLLVLTILSTTRLTKHIAKPLRALADKAASIADGDLTTELVVMDKEKDEIGQLKRSFQTMVDQLRGTVSSVHQISRQVGTFSGRLNEEMHALTEVSDQVTQSTDELAAGSQSISNDMQDVASLMEELHHSFLKNTELGSASRQAGKQARAFVEEGRESVTSQRSLMEESSASLSRVEKSVTDFIQYTDRIDTTIKVVNDVAEQTNLLALNAAIEAARAGEHGKGFAVVAEEVRKLADQSTNATADISDMVSQIRNGVRSIEKEMTAALSLAKEQTGASVKSETAFERITDQVKTIDTRLEELVDELSHSKDRSENVHASMENVSSVIEQTAAGTEEISASTVEQQSAFEHLRKEAAHLTTMVTELNEQIDHFRWDKEQA, encoded by the coding sequence ATGACCATTGCGAAACGATTATACATAATGACGCTGATCCCCCTGTTCATATGCCTTATTCTGATCGGCTTCATCGTTTTCCAAATGATGAAGTTGCAGCAATCATCGAATCAGGACGTGCAGATTCTATTAGAAACGAAAGAACTGCACGGAGGACTTGTCACAGTGGAACAAGCGTTAACTACCTATGGATATAACCCATCCGCTGCTTTCCAGGAAGATGCGGAAACGCAGATCGCCCAGATGGAAGAGTCATTCAAAGAAGTAGCTCCCCTCGTCACAACAGCTGCTCAAAAACGCTGGTACGAGCAGGCAGAAGCGAAATTTGCTGATTGGAAGACCCGGGCACAAGAGGCACTGGCGGACAGCGATGTCAATGAGGTACAGCGGCAGGCTTCCAGAACGGCCGGAATAACGAATGACGTGTACATGCTGGAGCAGGAAGGGCAATCCTGGTATCAGAACCAAATAGACAGGCAGAAGGATGCTATCCGTCAGTTGATTACATTTACCATCATTGCTGCCACGGTCCTTCTCGTCCTGACCATCCTGTCTACGACCAGACTGACGAAACACATCGCCAAACCGCTTCGCGCGCTTGCCGATAAAGCAGCAAGCATTGCGGACGGTGATTTGACGACGGAGCTCGTGGTCATGGACAAAGAGAAAGATGAAATCGGGCAATTGAAACGATCGTTTCAAACGATGGTCGATCAACTCCGGGGAACCGTGTCTTCCGTTCACCAAATCAGCCGCCAAGTCGGTACATTCAGCGGGAGATTGAACGAAGAAATGCATGCCCTTACGGAAGTCTCCGACCAAGTTACTCAGTCTACGGACGAGTTGGCCGCGGGAAGCCAGTCCATATCCAATGACATGCAGGATGTCGCCTCCTTAATGGAGGAACTGCACCACAGCTTCTTGAAAAACACAGAGCTGGGATCGGCTTCGAGACAAGCAGGGAAACAGGCGCGGGCGTTTGTCGAAGAAGGAAGAGAAAGTGTCACGAGTCAACGTTCGTTAATGGAGGAAAGCAGCGCTTCCCTCTCTCGTGTCGAGAAATCGGTCACGGACTTCATCCAATACACCGACCGTATCGATACGACGATCAAAGTCGTCAATGATGTAGCCGAACAAACGAACCTTCTTGCTTTGAATGCTGCCATCGAAGCGGCCCGCGCCGGGGAACACGGGAAAGGCTTCGCTGTCGTTGCAGAAGAAGTAAGAAAACTTGCTGATCAATCGACCAATGCTACGGCAGATATATCCGACATGGTCAGCCAAATACGAAACGGTGTCCGGAGCATTGAAAAGGAGATGACCGCTGCTCTCTCCCTGGCAAAGGAACAAACCGGTGCTTCCGTCAAATCAGAGACCGCATTTGAAAGGATTACTGATCAAGTAAAAACAATAGATACCCGATTGGAAGAGCTTGTCGATGAACTCTCTCACTCTAAAGACCGCAGCGAGAACGTCCACGCTTCCATGGAGAACGTCAGCAGCGTCATCGAACAAACAGCGGCAGGTACAGAAGAAATTTCTGCATCAACCGTGGAACAGCAGTCCGCCTTTGAACACTTACGCAAGGAGGCGGCCCATTTGACCACCATGGTGACAGAGCTGAACGAACAAATCGATCACTTCCGCTGGGATAAAGAACAAGCATAA
- a CDS encoding BMP family lipoprotein, whose product MKVRLLVYMFLALWILTGCSENLEKATAQTFSAGLLVTESGLGDNAYSDSAFQGLEQARDELGITFDYREPFDRDYEAKAEEMIEQGHDVIIGLGYNSQPAIEALADKYPEQKFVLIDAVSEKENVRSILFKDEEGSRLIGMIAGSKTKSDVVGFIGGEEMPVIQNFEKGFREGVAAVNPDAKVLTGYTGSFDDDEEGARLAADMADKNADFLFPAAGFAGIGVLKEAQNQGIYAFGVDTDQFFVAEDAVVSSMLKNVNVALYRVMKELQETGEITTGPETLGIKENGIGLAPVRIIEWTEADEQMIDEADGKE is encoded by the coding sequence TTGAAAGTTCGATTGCTCGTGTACATGTTTCTTGCTCTATGGATCCTTACCGGATGCAGTGAAAACTTAGAAAAGGCAACGGCACAGACCTTTTCTGCCGGACTGCTCGTTACAGAAAGCGGTCTTGGAGATAACGCCTACAGTGACTCGGCATTTCAAGGATTGGAACAGGCCAGGGATGAGCTTGGCATTACATTCGATTACAGAGAACCATTCGATAGAGACTATGAGGCAAAGGCGGAAGAAATGATTGAACAGGGTCACGACGTGATCATTGGACTCGGATACAATTCCCAACCTGCCATTGAAGCCTTGGCGGATAAATACCCGGAGCAGAAATTCGTGTTGATCGATGCTGTATCTGAAAAAGAGAACGTCCGATCCATCCTGTTCAAAGATGAAGAAGGCAGCAGATTGATAGGCATGATTGCCGGTTCCAAAACAAAATCCGATGTGGTCGGATTCATCGGAGGAGAAGAAATGCCTGTTATTCAAAACTTCGAAAAGGGATTTCGGGAAGGAGTAGCGGCCGTGAACCCGGATGCAAAGGTTCTGACAGGCTATACCGGCTCGTTCGATGACGATGAAGAAGGGGCCCGATTAGCTGCTGATATGGCGGATAAGAACGCGGATTTCCTTTTCCCTGCTGCAGGATTTGCCGGAATTGGAGTGTTGAAAGAAGCACAAAATCAGGGGATCTATGCCTTCGGTGTCGATACGGACCAATTCTTCGTAGCGGAAGATGCCGTTGTGTCTTCCATGTTGAAAAACGTCAACGTGGCGTTATACAGAGTCATGAAAGAACTGCAGGAAACCGGTGAAATCACTACAGGACCGGAGACGCTCGGGATCAAAGAGAACGGAATCGGCCTTGCACCTGTCCGGATCATCGAATGGACAGAAGCAGACGAACAGATGATCGACGAGGCGGACGGGAAGGAATAA
- a CDS encoding LLM class flavin-dependent oxidoreductase: protein MKLSILDQSPILSGGSPQEALAQTSELAKWTDELGYHRFWVSEHHSTDSLAGSAPEVLAAHLASQTKKIRIGTGGVLLPHYSSYKVAEAFRILETLHPNRVDVGIGRAPGGKPNVNLALNRGKLPNTEGYPQQVEELMAYLHGYDPHGMDIYASPKGQSAPPVWMLGSSGTSARVAADLGTSYSFAHFINGRGGTRAVDRYKDYFTPSMQQDKPAVNVSVFVICSESDEKAEYLATGLDLALLQIERGTDMNHFPTPEEALSYSYSLYEEEKIRENRHRMIVGCKERVKEEMVQLADDYGVDELIVNTIVSPFEERMRSYELLADAFSLNKEYSRH, encoded by the coding sequence ATGAAATTAAGCATACTGGATCAATCCCCTATCCTATCCGGGGGAAGCCCGCAGGAAGCACTAGCACAAACATCTGAGCTTGCAAAATGGACAGACGAACTTGGCTACCATCGCTTCTGGGTGTCGGAACATCACAGTACGGACAGCCTTGCAGGGTCCGCACCCGAAGTATTAGCCGCCCATCTCGCTTCACAAACCAAGAAGATCCGCATTGGTACTGGCGGGGTTCTTCTCCCGCACTACAGCTCTTACAAAGTAGCGGAAGCCTTCCGCATTCTGGAGACACTTCACCCGAATCGTGTGGATGTAGGTATCGGCCGGGCACCAGGAGGAAAACCGAACGTGAACCTTGCCCTGAACCGCGGAAAGCTTCCTAATACAGAAGGCTATCCACAGCAAGTGGAAGAATTAATGGCGTATCTTCACGGATATGACCCGCACGGTATGGATATATATGCGTCACCGAAAGGACAATCAGCGCCTCCTGTATGGATGCTCGGTTCCAGCGGGACAAGTGCTCGGGTCGCAGCTGATTTAGGCACCTCTTACTCGTTCGCCCACTTTATTAACGGCCGGGGCGGGACAAGAGCAGTCGATCGATACAAAGACTATTTCACTCCATCTATGCAGCAGGATAAACCTGCTGTGAATGTATCTGTTTTCGTCATCTGTTCAGAATCGGATGAGAAAGCCGAGTATTTGGCAACAGGACTTGATTTAGCCCTTCTACAAATTGAGCGCGGAACCGATATGAACCATTTTCCGACACCGGAAGAGGCACTCTCCTATTCTTATTCCCTCTATGAAGAAGAGAAAATCCGCGAGAACCGGCACCGTATGATCGTTGGATGCAAGGAGAGAGTAAAAGAAGAAATGGTCCAACTCGCCGACGACTACGGGGTCGATGAGTTGATCGTCAATACCATTGTTTCTCCATTCGAGGAACGCATGCGGTCGTATGAACTACTGGCGGACGCCTTCTCTTTGAATAAGGAATACTCCCGACACTAG
- a CDS encoding efflux RND transporter periplasmic adaptor subunit, which translates to MAKVNVKGRILGLLIVAFIVANALLIYFDEEEKVERKSYVHDWSQTVTEDLAETLETKGVFTSETTTPVYLDEELGSFQEFLVEEGDTVADGDDLYTYAVSDYYAQEAQLQGDIDRIEQEISATEAYIEELEDYEIPEPSESTSGMSAPSFFGGGNPDETEEMTDRSPLQQEDTSSNAEAEYLKQEKLAEQASELMKQEAMLEMKEDQLDQLQQDGDQITVTSTFAGTVTEISEELDAPLLTIASTDLILSGTLDESARTTVDETMQADIRVPELDMESTGSISSIDTHPDRTSVKGTSRYPFTIAMDDLNEDVLPGYHAEISIITNESPGAVTAADEALSTEENLFAWVMNEDGEMEKREIEKGITEDGLVEIVQGLEENEWLAVQPEDEFRNGTVFFTPIHIDDVHAKKLFKLDKQTKLTYGMLGFLAR; encoded by the coding sequence ATGGCAAAAGTTAATGTGAAAGGGCGCATCCTGGGATTATTAATCGTCGCATTTATTGTGGCAAACGCTCTCCTCATTTATTTCGATGAGGAAGAGAAGGTCGAGCGAAAATCCTACGTCCACGACTGGTCACAGACAGTAACAGAAGATTTGGCGGAAACGCTGGAGACAAAAGGAGTTTTCACTTCGGAAACGACTACCCCTGTATACTTGGATGAGGAGCTTGGCAGCTTCCAAGAGTTTCTCGTTGAAGAAGGAGATACCGTCGCAGACGGCGATGACCTGTACACTTATGCTGTATCAGATTATTACGCCCAGGAAGCACAGCTTCAGGGAGACATCGACCGCATCGAGCAGGAAATCTCCGCGACAGAAGCTTACATAGAAGAATTGGAAGACTATGAAATTCCGGAGCCGTCCGAGTCGACGTCCGGAATGAGCGCTCCCAGCTTTTTCGGGGGAGGAAATCCGGATGAGACGGAAGAAATGACGGATCGTTCACCTCTGCAGCAGGAGGACACTTCCTCCAATGCGGAAGCAGAATACTTGAAGCAGGAGAAGCTTGCCGAACAGGCGTCGGAACTTATGAAACAGGAAGCGATGCTCGAAATGAAGGAAGACCAACTCGACCAGCTGCAGCAGGATGGCGATCAGATTACCGTTACAAGCACCTTCGCTGGAACCGTCACGGAAATCTCGGAAGAGCTGGATGCTCCGCTGCTTACGATCGCTTCCACCGATCTGATTCTCTCCGGCACATTAGATGAGTCGGCGCGTACGACTGTGGATGAAACAATGCAGGCAGACATTAGAGTACCGGAGCTGGATATGGAAAGCACCGGTTCGATCAGCTCCATCGATACCCATCCGGATCGTACGTCTGTAAAAGGAACGAGCCGGTATCCTTTCACCATTGCCATGGATGACTTGAACGAAGACGTTCTACCAGGGTATCACGCTGAAATAAGCATCATTACAAACGAATCTCCAGGCGCTGTCACCGCCGCCGATGAAGCGCTCAGCACAGAGGAGAATCTCTTTGCCTGGGTGATGAATGAAGACGGTGAAATGGAGAAGCGGGAGATTGAGAAAGGCATAACCGAAGACGGCCTCGTCGAAATCGTTCAGGGCTTAGAGGAGAACGAATGGCTGGCCGTTCAGCCGGAAGATGAGTTCCGTAACGGAACGGTCTTCTTCACACCGATCCATATCGATGATGTCCATGCTAAGAAATTATTCAAGCTGGATAAGCAGACGAAGTTGACCTACGGTATGCTCGGGTTTCTGGCCAGATAA
- a CDS encoding MATE family efflux transporter — translation MKEQSQRLGTQPIPKLLANLSIPAMVGMFVMALYNVVDTLFIARGVGILGVSGVSIGFPVMMIIMAISAAVGIGGASVISRRLGENKPEEANHVFGNVLFTIVLVSGIGLIGAFTFLEPLLRLFGTTDNIMPFARDYLFPIMVGSFFFSFAFTTNSIIRSEGNSKFAMMTMIIPAVINIILDPIFIFGLDMGVQGAAVATVISQATVTVVILNYFLKGKSSLAIKTAYLLPVYKVLKEVVTIGLPAFIRQVAGSAMMIAINLMLIKFGSEFEVGVFGIVQKLTMFTIMPMIGVLQGMQPIIGYNYGANNDERLKDTIKLGMKVVTIISALIFIIMMVFPEGLMKIFTGDQETIDSGAHAMRIMFSLAILIGAQVVSGGLYQALGMAKPALILSMARQVLFLIPLVLILPNFFGVTGVWLAFPLSDLFAFTLSMFFLYKDRKLFFHTKKKPGNYDTAAT, via the coding sequence ATGAAAGAACAGAGTCAGCGTTTAGGTACACAGCCGATTCCGAAGCTGCTGGCCAATTTATCGATTCCCGCTATGGTAGGAATGTTCGTCATGGCCTTATACAACGTCGTCGACACGCTATTCATCGCCCGCGGCGTCGGCATTCTCGGCGTTTCCGGGGTGAGTATCGGATTTCCTGTCATGATGATCATCATGGCCATATCCGCTGCTGTCGGTATCGGGGGTGCTTCCGTCATCTCAAGACGTCTCGGGGAGAACAAGCCGGAAGAAGCGAACCACGTCTTCGGCAACGTCCTGTTCACCATCGTGCTCGTCAGCGGCATCGGTCTGATCGGTGCCTTCACCTTTCTCGAACCACTGTTAAGACTGTTCGGTACGACCGACAACATCATGCCTTTCGCGCGTGATTATTTGTTCCCAATCATGGTCGGATCGTTCTTCTTCTCGTTTGCGTTTACAACGAACAGCATCATCCGTTCGGAGGGGAATTCGAAGTTCGCCATGATGACCATGATCATCCCTGCTGTCATCAACATCATATTAGATCCAATCTTCATCTTCGGTCTTGATATGGGCGTGCAGGGGGCGGCGGTTGCAACCGTGATTTCCCAGGCGACCGTCACCGTCGTCATTTTAAATTACTTCCTTAAGGGAAAATCCTCCCTTGCTATAAAAACGGCGTACCTCCTCCCTGTATACAAAGTGCTGAAAGAAGTCGTGACCATCGGCTTACCTGCCTTCATTCGGCAGGTGGCAGGGAGTGCGATGATGATTGCGATCAACTTGATGCTTATTAAATTCGGCAGCGAGTTCGAAGTCGGCGTCTTCGGTATCGTCCAGAAGCTGACGATGTTCACGATTATGCCGATGATCGGAGTCCTTCAGGGCATGCAGCCGATCATCGGGTACAATTACGGTGCGAACAATGATGAAAGGCTGAAGGACACCATCAAACTCGGAATGAAGGTTGTCACGATAATTTCCGCCCTCATCTTCATTATTATGATGGTCTTCCCGGAAGGCTTGATGAAGATTTTCACCGGAGACCAGGAGACGATCGATTCCGGTGCTCATGCCATGCGGATCATGTTCTCTCTTGCTATATTAATTGGTGCTCAGGTCGTAAGCGGCGGTTTGTATCAGGCTTTGGGCATGGCAAAGCCTGCGCTGATACTTTCCATGGCACGCCAGGTTTTATTCCTGATTCCGCTCGTACTGATCCTGCCGAACTTCTTCGGCGTGACCGGCGTATGGCTTGCCTTCCCGTTATCTGACCTGTTTGCGTTCACCCTGTCTATGTTCTTCCTGTACAAAGACAGGAAGCTCTTCTTCCATACGAAGAAGAAACCAGGAAACTATGATACAGCAGCCACTTAA
- a CDS encoding MarR family winged helix-turn-helix transcriptional regulator encodes MEKKKQIDHSLGYNIHMVSHFLKNIYNERLGEYGLTHAQAKVIYFLATSGEQSQTEMQKRLHIQASSMNGLIESLLKHERILKRPSETDKRTKLISLTDQGLDLYDTILQIIDEIETEATEGLSWEEEQVMNAWLKKMQNNLNRDLTRRDGK; translated from the coding sequence ATGGAAAAGAAAAAACAAATTGATCATTCTCTGGGATATAACATCCACATGGTATCCCATTTTCTAAAAAACATATATAACGAAAGACTCGGCGAATACGGATTGACACACGCCCAGGCGAAAGTCATCTACTTCCTTGCGACATCCGGGGAACAGTCCCAGACAGAAATGCAGAAGAGACTCCATATCCAGGCCTCTTCTATGAACGGACTCATTGAATCGTTATTAAAGCATGAGCGTATTTTGAAACGCCCAAGCGAAACGGACAAACGGACAAAGCTTATTTCGCTTACCGATCAGGGCTTGGATCTCTACGACACGATCCTCCAGATCATCGACGAAATAGAAACAGAAGCTACAGAAGGATTGTCCTGGGAAGAAGAACAGGTGATGAACGCCTGGCTGAAAAAGATGCAGAACAACTTGAACCGCGACCTTACAAGGAGGGACGGCAAATGA
- a CDS encoding YegS/Rv2252/BmrU family lipid kinase produces the protein MPRYQRGIFLYNGNKEEAELDTALQQTLPSLSREIAELRVIQTFEVEEVGEVCRRFGEEVDVFLIFGGDGTVHECINHLAELEKRPVIGVLPGGTCNDFSRVLDTPQRLQQAAKAIITGEELSVDAGKTDDRYFINFWGIGLVAQTSTNIDPNQKNRLGVLSYFISAFKTMNEADPFRFKVTVDGEEIDGEAVMVLVMNGQFIGTRRVPLPTIHLQDGKLDVLIVKNSNLTFFRELLNAGKPSAEDREFQELFHRQGREIKIETEAEEAVDMDGEIQGKTPTSIEVLPAHFTFLGGGPEALHIGPGN, from the coding sequence ATGCCTCGATATCAGCGTGGTATTTTCTTATATAATGGAAATAAAGAGGAAGCGGAACTGGATACGGCTTTGCAGCAGACGCTTCCTTCCTTAAGCAGGGAAATTGCAGAGCTTCGTGTCATTCAGACGTTCGAGGTGGAAGAAGTCGGGGAAGTATGCCGCCGCTTCGGAGAGGAAGTGGATGTCTTTCTCATCTTTGGTGGGGATGGGACAGTTCACGAATGTATCAATCACCTGGCGGAACTGGAAAAGCGCCCGGTCATTGGTGTGCTGCCGGGAGGCACCTGCAACGATTTCAGCCGCGTATTGGATACTCCGCAGAGGCTGCAGCAGGCAGCGAAAGCGATCATAACAGGTGAGGAATTGTCGGTGGATGCCGGGAAGACGGACGACAGGTATTTCATCAATTTCTGGGGGATCGGTCTTGTTGCACAGACATCGACGAACATTGATCCGAACCAGAAGAACCGATTGGGTGTACTCAGCTATTTCATCAGTGCCTTCAAGACGATGAATGAAGCCGACCCATTCCGCTTCAAGGTGACGGTGGATGGGGAAGAGATCGATGGCGAAGCGGTGATGGTGCTGGTCATGAATGGGCAGTTCATCGGAACAAGACGGGTGCCGCTTCCTACGATCCATCTTCAGGACGGCAAACTGGATGTGTTAATCGTGAAGAACTCGAATCTGACGTTTTTCCGGGAATTGTTGAACGCGGGTAAACCTTCGGCTGAAGATCGGGAATTCCAGGAGCTTTTCCATCGACAAGGCAGGGAAATCAAGATAGAAACGGAAGCAGAGGAAGCGGTGGATATGGACGGGGAAATTCAGGGAAAAACACCGACGAGCATAGAGGTCCTGCCTGCCCATTTCACTTTTCTCGGTGGGGGACCGGAGGCGCTGCACATCGGCCCGGGAAATTGA
- a CDS encoding MarR family winged helix-turn-helix transcriptional regulator, which translates to MNEQELYKEKKQDPSLKLFVVMSKAQRTISDLVKDDIQRYELNPTEFGVLELLYHQGPQPLQKIGEKILLASGSITYVVDKLEKKKYLERVPCPNDRRITFASITDKGRELLHSIFPDHWKRIESILGGLTDEEKRQAIDLLKKLGKYADAQQE; encoded by the coding sequence ATGAACGAACAAGAGTTATATAAAGAAAAGAAACAAGACCCTTCGCTGAAGCTGTTTGTCGTTATGTCAAAAGCACAGCGGACGATATCCGATCTGGTGAAGGATGATATACAACGCTACGAATTGAACCCGACGGAATTCGGGGTACTGGAACTGCTTTATCATCAAGGACCGCAGCCGCTCCAGAAAATCGGAGAGAAGATATTGCTCGCGAGTGGCAGTATCACTTATGTGGTGGACAAGCTGGAGAAGAAGAAATACTTGGAGCGGGTGCCGTGTCCTAACGACAGAAGGATCACCTTCGCTTCCATTACGGACAAGGGCCGAGAGCTCCTGCACAGTATCTTTCCTGACCATTGGAAGCGGATCGAGTCGATTCTCGGAGGCTTGACCGATGAGGAGAAACGCCAGGCGATCGACCTTCTGAAGAAGCTCGGTAAATACGCCGACGCACAACAGGAGTAG